Within Spinacia oleracea cultivar Varoflay chromosome 4, BTI_SOV_V1, whole genome shotgun sequence, the genomic segment TGGTGCTCTTTTACATCAGGGCGTGGTGCCCTTAGGACGCGTCCTGCAAGTCTTGCAAGCATATGGTAAACAGGAGGGTGACGACCCCCACCGTGTAGAGACAGTTGGTCGTGGTGACccctctctattcgtgttcactTTCCCCAATTGCTAAACTAATATGTTGAATTAAATTATCTATTTTCGCACTGTGTTATGAATTTCTTTCGAATATGTATTGTGCAATTGAATTGTGGTTGCAAGAGTTTTACGAAGCAAAGTCATATAACTCAGGCAATGTTGTGGCACTGAGTTTCGCATTAAGTTGTGAATACATATATTGAGTTTCACCTTGTGGCATAAACTATGGGTTGGGAAAAAGATTTACCTATAATACTCGAGCAATCGTTATGAGTAATTGTCGAATTAGGTTATGATTGAACATGATTAAGAGTATAAGAATGACAAGACGAATCTTAAGTTGTGAGTCTAATTCAATTGATGTGATTGTGAATTTAGAAATTTTTTCATTTGGTAAGTAAGGACGGAATTTATTGCGAGAAATACTATTGTATTGTTTTCCAAGATGTTGATTGAGTAAAAAGGATTTCATGAAATATATTTCAAAGAAATTATAACGTTTTATCAAGTATTGTCCTTTTTCTTCCAATTCAAGTATGTTTAAGAACGAAGTTGCTTTTCGAGCAAAAtataaaactaaaactaaaattaCTTTGAGCCACCTATCAAATGTATTTCAGGTTGGATGTGTGTACTCAGATTTccgctgatttttttttatgaacCTGTCTCGGTGGGGGCAGAGTTAAAATGTTTTGCAGGTAGCAAGAGTCGAGTCTCAGTTCAGGTTCAAGGTTCGTAGAGATCTCCGGGGGCCTTATACGTCCAAGGTTGGGTTATGGATTCGCCAAATCTAATTGAGTTTTCTAGAGTTTGTTATTGGGCTGTATAATTTCTTCTTAAAGCTTTTGGTTTATACATTTTGGATTATATATCCGTGTTGGAGTTGTAGTTAAGTTAAGTTGTTGGTTTAAGGTTAAGTGTGCTTAGAAGTAGCTTACTAAGTGTGGGTTGTTGCAGTGACACCCTGATGATGTTTTGGGAAATGTTATATGTTGGAATGTTGTAACTGAAGCAGGTGAAAGAAAGAAAATCTGACGTAATTTCCTAATAATGTTTTAGGTTGTCCATATTTAGGGGAAATGCTGCCGAATTTTTCTTTGATAATTAAAAGTTTAAAGTTAATTAGTGTCTTTAAGACAAACTAAGCTTGTGTTTAAATGTTTGAAGTTGTTTTAATAAGTTAAGTCTGTTTAGCAGAGTTAATTTTAATTTGCAAGCAGCTCGTTAAGGGCGGACTATTACAGATACTCCCACCATTCCCCATCCTTTAAGTATACGGAAGTAACCCACCTGATCCAGACATTATCCTGTTTATTGACTAAAGCCCATACATATTTCCCCATAAAAGCAGTATTCCATAGCAGAACATCTCTAAAACCCAATCCTCCAGTTTGCTTGTCACTACAGACCTTCTCCCAAGCTATGTTGCTTGGTTCATGACTGAAAGCATGCCCACTCCATAGAACTGCTCTACATATCTTCACAATATCCTGCATAACACTTTTTGGAAGCACATAGATCTGAGCCCAGTACATATGCAAACTAagcaaaacataattaattagtTGCATTCTGGTTGTATAAGACAAGTTTCTAGAGCTCCAAACCTTAATCCTGGTTATCATTTTATCCACCAGATGACCACATTGAGCCACATAAATCATCTAAGAGCAGATAGGAACTCCCAAATACTTAAATGGCAGCATACTTCTACAAAAACTAGAAGCATCCACAACCCTTTGGATATCAACTTCCTACATACCATGACAGTAGATAGAAGACTTCTGTTGATTTGCCTTTAAGCCGGCTGAGTTAGAAAAAAGTTTGAAAGCTCGAAGAAGAAGATAGATAGACTGGTAATCACCCATACTGCATAATATCAGATCTTTACACCTTAGATGAAACTGAAATTGAGGCATAGGCCGCATAGCACTCATTCTATTTAGAATCTTAAACAAATATTCCACATAGATGAAAAACAGCAGAGGAGAGATAGGATCTCCTTGCCTCAAACCTCTTTGGGATTTAAAGAAACCATGCATAGACCTATTCAGCATCAAGGAAAACATAGGAGTACCAACACACTGCATGACCATATCTACAAACTTCTTGGGAAAGTCAAGAAATTCCAGCATTTCATGCAAAAATTTCCAATCAACAATATCATAAGCTTTTTGAAGATCGATCTTCATAAGACAGCTAGGCTTAACTCCCTTCCTCCCATAATGCTTTACTTAGTCTTGGACCACCATAATATTATGCACTATGTACCTTCCATGAACAAAACCTCCTTAATTCTCTAGAATAAGATCAGGAAGAACATGTCTTAATCTCCCACACAGAACTTTTGTTATGCATTTTTAGTTAGTGTTACAGCAAGAGATTGGTCTAAATTCACTCACATCTTTTGGACATTTAGTATAAGGAATGAGAGTAATCACTGTATGATTCACTTCTTTCAAGAGTTGACCTTGCTGCAACATATCAAGGATGGCTGCAATGACTTCATCCCCAACAATATGCCATGCATCTTTATAGAAATAAGAACCAAAACAATCTGGTCCAAGAGCTTTAACACCTGGAATAGAAAAGAGAGCCTTCTTCACTTCATCTGCTGTATAAGGAGCATTTAAGATAGCTTTGTGAAGATCCATACAAACTGGCCCCTGTTGAACCACCTGCCTGCTTATTAGAGTTCTAAGTTCATGAGTACTACCTAGTAGAACTTTGTAATAATCTAAAAAAGCTTGTGAAACCCCATCAGTTGTATCTTTCCATTCCCCTTTCATATCATAGATGTTATAAACTTGGTTCTGCACCTTCCTGCTCCTAATACTCTGATGAAAAAGGGCAGTATTTTCATCCCCATCTTTAAGCCATGACACCTTAGCTTTCTGACTGAGAAAAGCCAGTTAAGCTTTATATTTCTCTTTATACTCTTGGATTTCCTTCAACTCTGCATCTGCAACACCTTGATCAGTAGGGTTATTACATTGCACTCTGAGCAGCCACCATATTCTGATGTCCTCTAAAATCAGCAGCTTGCACATCAGTAAACCCTACTTTATTCAGATCCTTAAGTGCATGATTTACTCTCTTCAGTTTATTAACCAAGATGAACATTTTGCTCCCACTTATCTGGATGTTCCAAGCCTTCTGAATAATGTCTGAAAAAACAGCTGAACACTTCCACATTGTGAAGTATTTAAAAGGTTTCTTCCCTCCATCATATCTAGGATACACAGATAGAAACCCAGGAGAATGATCAAAGTGGCCTTCTGGCATAAAACACACTTCAGCAGCTGAGAAACAACTTTTCCAAGCATGGTTGGCCATAATTCTATCAGTTTTTGAAAAGACTCTGCTACTACCTTGCTGCTTATTATTCCAGGTAAACAGATTGCCCACACATTTAATGTCTTCCATACCATAAGCATGCATACAATTGCTAACATATACAATGTCACTATGTCTTACTAGAGCTCCAATTCTTTCATCTAGAGCCCTAACACAGTTAAGATACCCACACACAATCTAAGGATCCTGAGTATGAAGCAATAACAAATCCCTCCGTAGATCTTGTCTCATACCAGCATCagtaaaaacataaataaaagtGCAGTAAAAAGCTTGCCTACCACTTACAGGAGTAACATGACAATGCACAAATTGACTAGAAGCAGCTACAATATTAACTATAAATCATCCTGCCTTCCAAGCTACAACAATTCTACCACCAGGATGATAGCTAGAATTGCTTGTAAAACACCAATTTGCAAAGACATTTTGGTAAAGCTTCCCTAGGTTAGAGAGCTTCACCTTGTGTTCCAGGAGTACCACTAAACCCACTGCATACTCCTGAATGAAGTGTTTAACCTCATTCTGTTTCTGAACTGAGTGTAGACCCCTGACATTCCAAGCTAATACTCTATCCATTAGAGTTGGAAGAGTTCCCATCTCCAGTTAAAACTCTACTTTGTTCATTCCCCTGAACCTGTCCTCCTACCAAGTCTGCATTATCAATTATTGGGGCATCCAACATCTGAAATGCATTAGATATCCTAACTGGAACCTCTGATTCAACTCTCACCCTTATTGGCTCCAGAGATCTCTGAAATCCCTCTTGATCCACAATAGGGCTAGCCACATGTTCAATGATTGGTGCTGGATCAGGTTGTGAAGATTTAGTGATCTTATTGACCCAAACCCTCTTCATACCTTGTCTACACTCAGCCTGTAAGTGACCAAACATCTTGCACTGTGTGCACATTGTTGGCCTCCATTCATAGAATAGAGCAACTCTCACCATTACTCCATTCTCATCTCTAAAAGAGATGTAGTCAGGTAAGTCTTGTGACAATGGCACATCCACCATTACCCTAGAAAACTGCAATTTGTCTCTACAAATTGTAGCCTGGTCCCTCCTGATTGGCTTCCCTAATTGTGCCACAATCTTAAATGTTGCCTTCTCACCCCAATACTTAAAGTTTAACTTCAATTGCACCCATATTGGTACAGATTGAAGCTCTGGtttatccatatccatatcagGATCCCATGGTTTCAGAGTAAGGGGTTTGttgtcaaaaaaataatgtCCTGTCATCACCTTATCTCTCGAATCCATAGTAAGAAATCTCACCGGAAAACCCCTTTCTCACCATTACAACCTTGTCTATATTCAGGTGCTTCCATATCCTCCTAATGAATCCCTCCATGACATTGATAGGAGGATTAGCCCCCACAATGTAACACGCCACATCTGACTTCCAAAAACCGATCTCCTCTTGAATATCATCTAACTCAATTTCAACAGGGTTACTCTCAACATTATGAAATTCATTGTCATCAGTATTATCTAGGTCAATATGTTCTGGATTAAAAAATGACTCATTCGCACTATTTGATTCAGCAATAGGTTCATTATCAGTATTAGCAACTTCATCAAATTGCTGCAAAATAGGAATTGAAATCGTACCCACCGCCATATTAGATCGAGCATTACCTTGTTTCATCTGATTTGCTGAACCATGAATCACTTCCATGAATTCATTAAATGAATGTTGCATTTCAGAACgtgtttgaagatgttgcaacCCTGATTTTGGCGTAAAAATTTCATTTTCGGCACCAAAATCCAGAGCTTCTATAGATCTATAAATTTCGATTTCAATAcgtattattaattttatagtCCCTATGTTCAATAATAATGCTCCATTACAGGTTTTTTATACTATTAATAgttgaagagaatcttctaaaTTTTTtctaatatataagaaaaaaacaaattcaTTTGGGGCCATGTTTAATTCGTCTCAATGAATCGAGCGAAAAACATATTTAGGcagaattttgattaattttccaAGTACACATAGTGTTGGATGTAGCGAGGACAAAGTATATATACTATGTATAATTTTTGAATAGATCTATTTGGAAATATAATATTgcagacgcctacatttgtccctaggctcGAAGGGGTGTGTTCGATGATTAAACCAAACATTGCTTGACTAAGATTTCCTAAACATGCAACGAACAACCTGTGACTTACTGACAATCCCaaaaaccatatttccatttttattaactgttatttatagtaactgctatgCTTACCCGCTGCCAAGAATAGTAACCATATAagataagttttcaagtattgcATTGCATTCCAACCAATATCCTTAAAAGAGATAAAACTAGTGACATATAAGATTCGGATAATATCGGATAAAAATGGAAGAGTGTaagtaaaacaccagcgctAGATATTTCTAGCGTTAGGCACACGTGCACCACAATTATTCCAGCACACCAAAGACAGCTCCATAATATCCTTGCGCAACAGTTTAGTTCTCACCCAATTATGGCAAAGATAAAGTTTTAAACAACTATCAATGACTCAGCGCAAATCAGATCTGGTGCTTCATTTGCTAGCGCTAGAATATAATAGCGCTCCTGATCAGAGCGCTAGAATATTCTGGCGCTTCTGGTTGCG encodes:
- the LOC110795691 gene encoding uncharacterized protein, with the protein product MEDIKCVGNLFTWNNKQQGSSRVFSKTDRIMANHAWKSCFSAAEVCFMPEGHFDHSPGFLSVYPRYDGGKKPFKYFTMWKCSAVFSDIIQKAWNIQISGSKMFILVNKLKRVNHALKDLNKVGFTDVQAADFRGHQNMVAAQSAIQKAKVSWLKDGDENTALFHQSIRSRKVQNQVYNIYDMKGEWKDTTDGVSQAFLDYYKVLLGSTHELRTLISRQVVQQGPVCMDLHKAILNAPYTADEVKKALFSIPGVKALGPDCFGSYFYKDAWHIVGDEVIAAILDMLQQGQLLKEVNHTVITLIPYTKCPKDRIKEVLFMEAYDIVDWKFLHEMLEFLDFPKKFVDMVMQCVGTPMFSLMLNRSMHGFFKSQRGLRQGDPISPLLFFIYVEYLFKILNRMSAMRPMPQFQFHLRCKDLILCSMGDYQSIYLLLRAFKLFSNSAGLKMIYVAQCGHLVDKMITRIKDIVKICRAVLWSGHAFSHEPSNIAWEKVCSDKQTGGLGFRDVLLWNTAFMGKYVWALVNKQDNVWIRWVTSVYLKDGEWWEYL
- the LOC110795692 gene encoding uncharacterized protein, with protein sequence MTGHYFFDNKPLTLKPWDPDMDMDKPELQSVPIWVQLKLNFKYWGEKATFKIVAQLGKPIRRDQATICRDKLQFSRVMVDVPLSQDLPDYISFRDENGVMVRVALFYEWRPTMCTQCKMFGHLQAECRQGMKRVWVNKITKSSQPDPAPIIEHVASPIVDQEGFQRSLEPIRVRVESEVPVRISNAFQMLDAPIIDNADLVGGQVQGNEQSRVLTGDGNSSNSNG